A single window of Neospora caninum Liverpool complete genome, chromosome XII DNA harbors:
- a CDS encoding putative leucine rich repeat protein: protein MVRSLFLPTASGQYESPALNEKLYFHFRGFTKIENLDSYTQVRALWLEGNGIRKIEGLDNLKQLQCLEIQNLDSCTKLVMLDLSHNCIRRVQGLSSLPHLNNIKLAYNAFETLDDIRGLAECRALTNLDLSHNCIEIGDSSKSRRFATTSAPVRGGANLVESNSEAACTSTSDAETNEDRNDSDWLEDFVKLLRQLPGLTCLYFHGNPVIRKLPYYRKRIIAALPGLRYLDDRPVKALERNASEAWVKGGKEAETAAIRQFKDAEKLQFNSYLEDFRNMQNKYRENVRRALDRIAKEEERRAQMAANSGEGILTAPTGARLWTQEEQKHEIARADAVRRRWLRAADAELRAIEMPRTATEPTASGRNDPRDVVAAAAEGSRQVSGTTFLRRLQRAASDEAVAPSLLGVEHEVPTSVGAPTDSDDPATSVDDCGHVVDAALPGGFDELPSLASDGARPLILSETCHFVAEDQNGVAVRDRKGSENSVFETWKQSSHGGQMRLAEFDAPRNPGRRNPPSAGGGARENVSLLNDESASTGATVLGTGGAQEEKHEFCFGRMD, encoded by the exons atGGTAAGATCTTTGTTCCTTCCCACAGCGAGCGGACAATATGAATCTCCAGCCCTCAATGAAAAGCTGTATTTCCACTTTCGCGGGTTCACGAAGATCGAGAACCTCGACAGCTACACCCAAGTGAGGGCTCTATGGCTCGAAGGAAACGGCATTCGCAAGATCGAAGGGCTGGACAACCTGAAGCAGCTGCAGTGTCT GGAAATTCAGAACCTGGATAGCTGCACAAAACTGGTCATGCTGGATCTTTCCCACAACTGTATCCGAAGAGTCCAAGGCTTGTCGTCCCTCCCTCATCTCAACAACATCAAACTCGCCTACAACGCATTTGAGACACTTGAT GACATTCGCGGCCTGGCTGAATGTCGAGCCCTAACAAATTTAGATCTATCTCACAACTGCATAGAAATCGGCGACAGCAGCAAGAGCCGAAGGTTCGCCACCACTTCGGCTCCTGTTCGTGGAGGAGCGAATCTTGTGGAATCAAATTCAGAGGCAGCCTGCACCTCAACTTCTGACGCAGAAACCAACGAGGACCGCAATGATTCGGACTGGCTCGAAGATTTCGTCAAGCTCTTACGACAGCTGCCGGGGTTGACGTGTTTGTATTTCCATGGAAACCCTGTTATTCGGAAACTTCCTTATTACCGCAAGCGTATCATTGCCG CTCTGCCTGGACTGCGGTATTTGGACGACCGTCCCGTCAAGGCTCTGGAACGAAACGCCAGTGAGGCCTGGGtgaagggaggaaaggaggccGAGACGGCAGCCATCAGGCAGTTCAAGGACGCAGAAAAACTGCAGTTCAACAGCTATCTGGAAGACTTTCGAAACATGCAA AACAAATACAGGGAGAATGTGCGGAGGGCGCTGGATCGAATtgcaaaagaagaggaacgcagGGCGCAGATGGCAGCTAACAGCGGTGAGGGAATCCTAA CGGCTCCCACTGGAGCCAGGTTATGGACTCAAGAAGAGCAAAAGCACGAGATTGCGCGGGCCGACGCCGTCCGGCGACGCTGGCTCCGCGCAGCAGATGCTGAGCTACGGGCGATTGAGATGCCTCGGACCGCCACTGAACCAACTGCTTCCGGGAGAAACGACCCTAGAGAcgtcgtcgctgctgcagccGAAGGAAGTAGGCAGGTATCCGGGACGACGTTTCTGCGGAGGCTGCAGCGAGCGGCTTCGGATGAAGCTGTCGCCCCTTCTTTGCTTGGAGTGGAGCACGAGGTGCCCACGTCTGTAGGTGCACCCACGGACTCTGACGACCCCG CGACGAGCGTTGATGATTGCGGTCACGTTGTAGACGCCGCGTTACCCGGCGGTTTCGACGAGCTCCCTTCGCTGGCGTCCGATGGGGCAAGACCTCTGATTCTTTCCGAAACTTGTCATTTTGTGGCTGAAGACCAAAATGGTGTTGCAGTACgggacaggaaaggcagtGAGAACTCCGTTTTCGAGACGTGGAAACAGAGTAGCCATGGTGGTCAGATGCGACTTGCTGAGTTCGACGCCCCACGGAACCCGGGGAGGCGGAATCCCCCGTCAGCGGGAGGCGGAGCCAGAGAAAACGTATCACTTTTGAATGACGAAAGCGCCTCGACAGGGGCTACCGTTCTCGGCACAGGAGGAGCACAGGAGGAGAAGCATGAGTTCTGCTTTGGTAGGATGGACTAA
- a CDS encoding putative nuclear movement domain-containing protein — MPDAKEEAQQRAQMHEELLLNLARCHPDIESLLQTFFDFLERRTDFFHVIESPGASPGSVSSGGGAPNMGFREGRAEAMVRQAFAKAQMAYRRRAQPHLLERSTPSSSRGDATTTTAKADAARRSGTGKGEKLVNAAPRGVPAPAAVCPTADATEGPGGKPGEWRQMPDSRGREREGSERPGAKGSREQEGNSSPVAAAGAGKELTTWNGGVCDNYRWTQSFTDLTLQFRLDKNKYHGKKDVSVSITPTKLKVVVAGDVLLEGEWEEPVNAAESLWQVEDGPYLLLSIEKARENWWASVLKGEKKIDTTKIESVKRVEDFDAATQAHIRKMMFDQQQKLRGEKTSDELQKEELLRKAWDAEGSPFAGTPYDPSLVNFQSSLPPGFMGGGA, encoded by the exons ATGCCGGACGCCAAGGAAGAAGCCCAGCAGCGGGCGCAGATGCACGAGGAGTTGCTCCTGAACCTTGCCCGGTGCCACCCTGACATTGAGAGCCTCTTGCAAACCTTTTTCGACTTTCTCGAGCGCCGAACTGACTTCTTCCATGTTATAGAGTCTCCTGGCGCCTCGCCGGGGTCAGTTTCGTCCGGAGGCGGAGCCCCAAATATGGGGTTTCGGGAAGGTCGCGCAGAGGCCATGGTTCGCCAAGCATTTGCGAAGGCGCAGATGGCCTACAGACGACGAGCTCAGCCCCACCTTCTGGAACGCTCaacgccgtcttcttcgcgtggCGACGCAACGACAACGACGGCGAAAGCTGATGCGGCGAGACGCTCGGGTACAGGGAAGGGCGAAAAGCTGGTAAATGCAGCTCCTCGAGGAGTACCGGCACCTGCGGCCGTTTGCCCCACGGCAGATGCTACGGAGGGCCCTGGAGGAAAGCCGGGAGAGTGGCGGCAGATGCCGGACTcacgaggacgagaaagggaagggagTGAGCGGCCGGGAGCGAAGGGAAGTagagagcaagagggaaATTCTTCCCCGGTTgccgctgcaggcgcagGCAAGGAGTTGACGACATGGAATGGCGGCGTGTGCGACAATTACCGCTGGACCCAGTCGTTCACTGATCTCACTCTCCAGTTCCGCCTCGATAAAAACAAGTACCATGGGAAAAAGGACGTGTCTGTTTCAATCACCCCGACCAAATTGAAAGTCGTCGTGGCCG GCGACGTCCTCTTGGAGGGCGAGTGGGAGGAACCCGTGAACGCTGCAGAATCTCTGTGGCAAGTGGAAGATGGCCCAtatctccttctctcgatcgagaaggcgagagagaattGGTGGGCCTCCGTCCTcaaaggggagaagaagatcgaCACGACAAAG ATTGAGTCGGTCAAGCGCGTTGAGGACTTTGACGCCGCCACGCAGGCCCACATTCGGAAGATGATGTTCGATCAGCAGCAGAAGttgcgaggagagaagacttCAGACGAACTGCAGAAGGAGGAACTGCTAAGGAAGGCTTGGGACGCCGAGGGTTCTCCGTTTGCAGGCACGCCTTACGATCCTTCCCTCGTTAATTTCCAGAGCAGTCTACCCCCAGGGTTCATGGGTGGTGGGGCGTGA
- a CDS encoding putative regulator of chromosome condensation domain-containing protein, whose translation MQSAASVFAPLPKGTRWAAVSVPTSAASSQARRHSAGDCLVKRRCAATTRPLLGNRYFFSFAKNADGRLDRERGDGDSSRERFCRRTFPFACGAAAAGAVAATGLSWGSHASAERKDVAAACCVPHVRSQPVPEKCARGLQHLRGRRLAEGGERLVPSAVASCSETGSEGKEGSSGSRVLYSWGSGIDGQLGLGGSILSVSTPQRVPASALHDGECISQCAAGAFHSVCCTSLGRVFTWGRGGKNRLGHDWPRDAPSSAVSSGDKPLRSSTLSSGVAETAVQTLPKCVEGLWRVSARVVAVACGEDHTLALTESGEVYSWGGNAHGECGRAETSDNAEAEGGGERQPARKPRRSWLWGVIRGDKGEGDVDTSERDSSASDADSPWAGRTEKERGLVGGRVDGALRGKRVTQIACGKHVSAAVTEEGDLYVWGEGRGGQVGPPPSPSRRSQDRKKSDCISTSSSGLSFNVRTPRKLEVYGLAEGEEAFRERTPKKVVQVACGSSHCAALTENGEVYTWGSDDYGQLGLGKESRFVLSPRRVDTLADKKVVSVRCGHFFTCCTTSTGEVFVWGYGRDGECGNGRSDAALPVLISTLEPQPGGRKRGRGKVVDTVAGGGHLAAWTEEGGLWMWGRGREGQLGRGDAIESVAASRDVPQLVEELWGTSPGDKTPQRSPDLRAVTRKEGDEGAHRSHVVAAWCGQAHTLALVEPNGKTDFTG comes from the coding sequence ATGCAGAGTGCGGCCTCGGTCTTCGCTCCCCTTCCCAAAGGGACTCGGTGGGCTGCGGTGTCTGTTCCGACATCCGCGGCCTCTTCCCAGGCCAGGCGGCACTCCGCTGGCGACTGCCTCGTCAAAAGGAGATGCGCTGCGACGACGCGGCCGCTGCTGGGGAATCGGtattttttctcttttgcgaAGAACGCGGACGGACGCCTAGACAGGGAGCGAGGGGACGGGGACTCATCCAGGGAACGCTTCTGTCGCCGCACGTTTCCATTCGCTTGTGGCGCGGCGGCCGCAGGAGCGGTTGCCGCGACCGGTTTGTCCTGGGGTTCACATGCGTCcgctgagagaaaagacgtcGCCGCTGCGTGTTGCGTTCCCCACGTACGGTCCCAGCCGGTGCCCGAGAAATGCGCTCGAGGACTACAGCACCTCAGAGGAAGGCGTCTCGCCGAGGGGGGGGAACGACTTGTCCCGAGTGCAGTGGCGTCGTGCTCGGAAACGGGaagcgaggggaaggaaggtTCTTCCGGGTCTCGCGTGTTGTACAGCTGGGGCAGCGGCATCGACGGCCAGTTAGGTCTCGGCGGCAGTATCCTGAGTGTATCTACACCTCAGCGGGTTCCAGCCTCGGCTCTCCACGATGGCGAGTGCATCTCGCAGTGTGCAGCAGGCGCTTTCCACTCCGTTTGCTGCACTTCCTTGGGCCGAGTGTTCACCTGGGgacggggaggaaagaaCCGTCTGGGACACGACTGGCCGCGGGATGCACCCAGTTCCGCCGTCTCGTCCGGCGACAAACCACTGCGGTCTTCGACTCTGTCCTCGGGCGTCGCGGAGACTGCAGTACAGACTCTTCCCAAGTGTGTAGAAGGGCTCTGGCGGGTGTCGgcgcgcgtcgtcgccgttGCCTGTGGCGAGGACCACACACTGGCTCTTACAGAGTCGGGGGAAGTCTACAGCTGGGGAGGGAATGCACATGGCGAGTGTGGGCGTGCAGAGACTTCGGACAATGCCGAAGCGGAGGGAGGGGGCGAAAGACAGCCAGCGCGAAAACCACGAAGGAGTTGGTTGTGGGGCGTCATACGAGGCGATaaaggcgaaggagatgTAGATACATCCGAACGAGACTCCAGCGCGAGTGATGCAGACAGTCCGTGGGCCGGGCgaacggagaaagagcgaggtcTTGTGGGTGGCCGAGTGGATGGTGCTCTGCGCGGGAAGCGAGTTACTCAGATTGCATGCGGCAAGCATGTTTCCGCAGCCGTTACTGAAGAAGGAGACCTGTATGTGTGGGGAGAGGGCCGAGGGGGACAGGTAGGccctccgccgtcgccgagcAGAAGATCCCAGGACCGAAAAAAGTCAGACTGCATTTCAACGTCCAGTTCGGGTCTTTCCTTCAATGTCCGTACACCACGGAAGCTGGAAGTTTACGGCCTCGctgagggcgaagaagcctTTCGAGAAAGAACGCCGAAGAAGGTCGTACAAGTTGCATGTGGATCCTCTCACTGCGCCGCCTTGACAGAGAACGGTGAAGTTTACACATGGGGAAGTGATGATTATGGCCAGCTAGGCTTGGGCAAGGAGTCGCGGTTTGTTCTCAGTCCTCGGAGAGTAGATACACTCGCCGACAAGAAGGTCGTTTCCGTTCGATGCGGTCACTTCTTCACGTGCTGCACGACGTCAACAGGCGAAGTTTTTGTGTGGGGGTATGGCCGAGATGGCGAATGTGGAAACGGCCGTAGCGACGCCGCCCTTCCGGTCCTCATTTCGACTCTGGAGCCTCAACCAGGCGGAAGGAAACGTGGCAGGGGGAAAGTTGTCGATACTGTCGCAGGAGGTGGGCACCTTGCAGCCtggacagaggaaggcggtcTCTGGATGTGGGGTCGGGGTAGGGAGGGACAGTtagggagaggagacgccatTGAGAGCGTCGCGGCCAGCAGAGATGTGCCTCAGTTAGTGGAAGAGCTCTGGGGCACGTCTCCGGGTGACAAGACACCTCAGAGATCGCCAGATTTGCGTGCAGTCACACGGAAAGAGggggacgaaggcgcgcaCAGATCCCATGTCGTTGCAGCGTGGTGCGGCCAGGCCCATACACTCGCGCTTGTAGAACCGAATGGAAAGACAGATTTTACTGGTTGA